GCCGTCCACCGTACCCTGCTGGAGAGCGGTAAATACCTCGCTGAGGGCCATAGGACTAACTTGAACATCCAGCGCCCGGAAAGTGGCTACGTTAATCGGGCTGTCAGTCACTCTCAGTTTAAGGCCGGCCATATCCTCCGGGGTGCGAATCGGCTTCTTGGAGTTGGTAATGGTTCTAAAACCGCTTTCAAACATGGCCAGAGTCCGGATCCCGGTTTCCTTCAGTAAGCCTTCATAAAGCTGCTGGCCTACCGGGCCATCCGCTACTGCGTAAGCGTGCTCCTTGTCCCGGAAAATGAACGGGAAATAGAATATATCCAGCGGTTTATAGAATGGTGCCACGTTCGTGGTAGGAACAAGTGCCATATCAATGGTACCGAGCTGCAATCCTTCCGCCAGGTCCCTGGAGCTGCCCAGCGTATTGTTGGGGAAGATCTTGATGTCCACATTACCGTTTGTTCTTTCCCTCACCAAGTCTGCAAAGAGAACTGCTCCCTGGTGCAGCGGTTGTTTTTCATCATACGGGTGTCCCAGTTTGATGCTGAACTTCTGTGCCGGCTCTTGACCGTCGGGTTCACTGGCCGCAGGTTCGCTGCTGCCGCCACTACCACCACAGCCGACAATTCCCACCAACAATGCCGCCACCAGGATAACCACTAA
This region of Clostridia bacterium genomic DNA includes:
- a CDS encoding TRAP transporter substrate-binding protein, with the translated sequence MKKRLMVVGLVVILVAALLVGIVGCGGSGGSSEPAASEPDGQEPAQKFSIKLGHPYDEKQPLHQGAVLFADLVRERTNGNVDIKIFPNNTLGSSRDLAEGLQLGTIDMALVPTTNVAPFYKPLDIFYFPFIFRDKEHAYAVADGPVGQQLYEGLLKETGIRTLAMFESGFRTITNSKKPIRTPEDMAGLKLRVTDSPINVATFRALDVQVSPMALSEVFTALQQGTVDGQDNPVGNVYAYRYYEVQKYITLTGHQWAGIMVLINDNLWNRLPAEYQTIIAEAAKEAEAWQRKEINAKESEFLEEMKQAGMEVIELTPEEKAKFQEKMLAVWQEYEDSVGKDIVEAVLNTK